One window of the Corvus moneduloides isolate bCorMon1 chromosome 10, bCorMon1.pri, whole genome shotgun sequence genome contains the following:
- the EIF2B5 gene encoding translation initiation factor eIF-2B subunit epsilon, producing the protein MAARGTARRGAGAGSARGPDPQEEPPPPLQAVLVADSFNRRFFPISKDRPRALLPMANVAMIDYTLEFLTATGVEETFVFCCWKSAEIKEHLQKSKWCRHTSPNTVRFVTSDLYRSLGDVLRDVDAKSLVRSDFILVTGDVVSNFNISKALEEHKLRRKMEKNVSVMTMIFKESSPGHHARCKEDDIVIAMDSATNRVLHYQRTQGLKRFHFPMSLFQNSIENVEVRHDLLDCHISICSPQVAELFTDNFDYQTRDDFVRGLLVNEEVLGNQIHMHVTTEEYGAHICNLLMYEAVCSDIIRRWVYPLTPEMNFTDDKNQSYTHSKHNIYRGVDVSLGHGSVLEENVLIGQGTVIGSNCSITNSVIGQNCRIGDEVTLDGAVLWDRVHIADNVEIHHSVVCDEAEVKEKVELKPRCVLSSQVVVGPGITLSEGTVISLHPPDEEEEDDDQFSDDSGVNKEESKAKLKGYNKKDVGSEGRGYLWKADDKSEEDEDEQRQSLWGPAVHSEEESESDSDLSMGSEEPDSRAASPQLDDIKVFQNEVLGTLQRGEEENISCDNLVLEINSLKYAYNIGLKEMMQVLSKVILEFPLQQLDANLDSQNYFSALLPLLKNWTPLFKNYIKRASDHLNALCAIEEFFLEHDSLCTSIAKVLMTFYQLEILEEDVILNWFSLRDTSDKGKQLRKNQRLQKFIQWLEEAEEESSDGDQD; encoded by the exons ATGGCGGCCCGCGGTACcgcgcggcgcggggcgggcgcggggtCCGCCCGCGGCCCCGACCCGCaggaggagccgccgccgccgctgcagGCCGTGCTGGTCGCCGACAGCTTCAACCGCCGCTTCTTCCCGATCTCCAAGGACCGGCCGCGG gctcTTTTACCTATGGCAAATGTGGCCATGATTGACTATACCTTGGAGTTCCTAACTGCAACTGGAGTGGAAGAaacctttgttttctgctgttggAAGTCAGCTGAGATAAAAGAGCATTTGCa aaaaTCCAAGTGGTGCCGGCACACGTCTCCCAACACGGTGCGCTTTGTCACTTCGGACCTGTACCGCTCCCTTGGTGACGTGCTGCGAGACGTGGATGCCAAGTCCCTTGTTCGTTCCGACTTCATCCTTGTCACTGGCGATGTGGTGTCCAACTTCAATATATCCAAAGCTCTGGAAGAGCACAA GTTGCGTCGTAAGATGGAAAAGAATGTGTCTGTGATGACGATGATATTCAAGGAGTCCTCGCCTGGCCACCATGCCAGGTGCAAGGAGGATGACATTGTTATTGCTATGGACAGTGCCACAAACCGTGTCCTTCACTACCAGAGAACGCAGGGGCTGAAACGATTCCACTTTCCTATG agtCTGTTCCAGAACTCTATTGAGAACGTCGAGGTGCGCCATGACTTGCTGGATTGTCATATCAGCATCTGCTCTCCACAG GTGGCTGAACTGTTCACAGACAATTTTGACTACCAGACACGGGATGACTTTGTGCGTGGTCTGTTGGTGAATGAGGAG GTCCTGGGGAACCAGATCCATATGCACGTAACGACGGAAGAGTATGGTGCTCATATTTGTAACCTGCTGATGTATGAAGCTGTGTGCTCTGACATCATCCGGCGCTGGGTTTATCCTCTCACTCCGGAGATGAACTTCACTGATGACAAGAACCAGAGTTACACCCACTCTAAACACAACATTTACCGAGGGGTGGATGTGAGCCTTGGCCATGGTAGCGTGCTGGAAGAGAATGTGCTCATCGGGCAGGGGACGGTCATTGGCAGCAACTGCTCCATCACCAACAGCGTTATTGGGCAGAACTGTAGGATAG GTGATGAGGTCACTTTGGATGGAGCTGTTCTGTGGGACCGAGTGCACATAGCAGATAACGTGGAGATCCACCATTCTGTTGTCTGTGATGAGGCTGAAGTGAAGGAGAAAGTAGAGCTAAAGCCCCGCTGTGTCCTCTCCTCTCAG GTAGTAGTCGGTCCTGGCATCACTCTCTCTGAGGGCACAGTGATCTCTCTGCATCCCCcagatgaggaggaagaggacgaTGACCAGTTCAGTGATGATTCTGGTGTGAACAAGGAGGAGAGCAAAGCGAAACTGAAAG GTTACAATAAAAAGGATGTAGGCTCAGAGGGCAGAGGCTATCTCTGGAAAGCAGATGACAAGAGTGAAGAGGATGAAGACGAGCAGAGACAAAGCCTGTGGG GCCCAGCTGTGCACTCAGAGGAAGAGAGCGAGTCTGACAGTGACCTGAGCATGGGCTCTGAGGAGCCAGACAGTCGGGCAGCATCCCCTCAGCTGGATGACATCAAAG TTTTCCAGAATGAGGTTCTGGGTACGTTACAAAGGGGcgaagaagaaaacatttcctgtgACAACCTGGTCCTGGAAATCAACTCCCTCAA GTATGCATATAACATTGGCCTGAAGGAGATGATGCAGGTGCTCAGTAAAGTGATCCTGGagttcccactgcagcagctggatgcAAACCTGGACTCCCAGAACTATTTCTCAGCGTTACTTCCT CTGTTGAAGAACTGGACTCCGTTGTTTAAGAACTACATAAAACGAGCATCAGATCACTTGAATGCCTTATGTGCCATTGAGGAATTCTTCTTGGAACACGACAGTCTCTGCACATCAATAGCTAAA GTGTTGATGACATTTTACCAGCTGGAAATTCTGGAAGAAGATGTAATACTCAATTGGTTCTCTTTGCGGGACACGTCTGACAAAGGAAAGCAGCTTCGTAAAAACCAACGG ctccagaagTTTATCCAGtggctggaggaggcagaggaggagtcGTCTGATGGCGACCAAGACTGA